In one Alnus glutinosa chromosome 12, dhAlnGlut1.1, whole genome shotgun sequence genomic region, the following are encoded:
- the LOC133883136 gene encoding chromatin assembly factor 1 subunit FAS1: MVESVVIDVDEDPKGQEMNGQDRPRKPQKRKRASLAQVPPKPEDKAAQIEALRVELDGLFRYYKELKEKRVVFDLGLCSSVNAVVVALMEESELPLSKLVEEIHEKAKGSGVTVASVKSSVLFVGQRVMYGVPNAEADVLEDESEACLWCWETRDMKLVPKSMRVTLNFRRTCRKKIHERIVTVSGMMTALQKSETDKNYEHNLEKALEKLVKVHNEAEIRSYMDKLLQKNGVDMAEKEAKREEKLLIKELERNKREAEKEKKRMERELQKEKGQTQEEAEKDQRRREKEEAELKKQLSIQKQASIMERFLKRSKTSPSCKNDQSSAKAITSDSSSKKCGNMPDAVTLSMDSALSSNDVINGDEIRKLHLSSWRHLGHSICSNRKKHWGIRWKPKTKLFKELKLSTSRGLAHDDDLGIDKLVCGWGEQTSDERSLHANADSSLCNVNKCYRGKQLLQFDKSYRPAFYGIWRKKSHVVGPRHPFKKDPDVDYDEDSDEEWEEEDPGESLSDCDKDEEEESLEEGCSRADEEDDSEDGFFVPDGYLSENEGVQVDRMETDVAVEEARSSPNCKQNSKRDEFCSLLRQQKYLNNLTEHALRKNQPLIILNLMHEKAALLMAEDLSGTPKLEQMCLQALSMRVFPDVPPVEISIENIQDEDQEACLSGFKGSSTPISTVNAITESDLPTIVSAIQSSPQGISKVVESLQQKFPAASKSLLRSKVREISDFVDNRWQVKKEILDKLGLSPEKGVGRAKNIAAFFSKRCLPPTGKSINPNETSPQPSLKPGFADQGVSQLHI, encoded by the exons ATGGTAGAGTCCGTGGTAATCGACGTGGATGAGGACCCAAAGGGCCAGGAAATGAACGGTCAGGATCGACCCAGAAAGCCCCAGAAGCGAAAGAGAGCGTCTTTGGCACAAGTGCCCCCAAAACCTGAGGACAAAGCGGCCCAGATCGAGGCTCTGCGCGTAGAACTCGACGGGTTGTTCAGATACTACAAGgaattgaaggaaaaaagagTGGTTTTCGATCTGGGTCTGTGCAGTTCGGTCAATGCGGTGGTGGTGGCGTTGATGGAGGAGAGCGAGCTTCCATTGTCAAAGCTCGTGGAAGAGATTCACGAGAAGGCGAAGGGGAGTGGGGTCACGGTGGCGTCGGTGAAGAGCAGTGTGCTATTTGTGGGGCAGAGGGTGATGTACGGGGTGCCCAATGCGGAGGCGGATGTGCTGGAGGACGAGTCCGAGGCGTGCCTTTGGTGTTGGGAG ACAAGGGATATGAAGTTGGTTCCAAAATCTATGCGTGTAACCTTGAATTTTAGGCGCACATGCCGCAAAAAGATCCATGAGAGGATTGTCACAGTTTCTG GAATGATGACAGCATTACAAAAGTCAGAGACTGATAAGAATTATGAGCACAACCTGGAAAAGGCATTGGAAAAGCTTGTTAAGGTGCATAATGAAGCAGAAATACGTTCATATATGGATAAGCTGTTACAGAAAAATGGGGTAGACAT GGCTGAAAAGGAAGCAAAACGAGAAGAGAAATTGCTAATTAAAGAATTGgagagaaataaaagagaagctgaaaaagagaagaaaagaatggaACGTGAACTTCAAAAGGAGAAAGGGCAAACT CAAGAGGAAGCTGAGAAGGATCAAAGGCGtcgagaaaaggaagaagctgAACTGAAAAAGCAACTTTCCATACAAAAGCAGGCTTCAATCATGGAACGTTTTCTTAAAAGGAGCAAAACTAGCCCATCATGCAAGAATGACCAATCTTCTGCCAAAGCAATCACATCTGATTCATCAAGTAAAAAGTGTGGAAATATGCCTGATGCAGTCACTCTATCAATGGACTCTGCCCTATCATCAAATGATGTCATCAATGGTGACGAAATCCGCAA GTTACACTTGTCTTCTTGGCGCCACTTAGGTCATTCTATCTGTTCAAACAGAAAGAAGCATTGGGGCATACGTTGGAAGCCTAAGACTAAGCTATTTAAGGAGCTTAAGCTCTCAACTAGTAGAGGATTGGCTCATGATGACGACTTGGGCATAGATAAGCTTGTATGTGGATGGGGAGAACAGACTTCTGATGAAAGATCATTGCATGCTAATGCAGATAGTTCTCTTTGCAATGTCAATAAGTGTTACCGGGGGAAGCAGTTGTTGCAGTTTGATAAGAGCTATAGACCTGCATTTTATGGTATTTGGCGTAAAAAAAG TCATGTTGTTGGCCCACGCCATCCTTTTAAGAAGGACCCAGATGTGGATTATGATGAAGATAGTGATGAGGAATGGGAAGAG GAGGATCCTGGTGAAAGTCTTTCAGATTGCGATAAAgatgaagaagaggaaagttTAGAGGAAGGATGTTCAAGAGCTGACGAAGAAGACGACAGTGAAGATGGATTTTTTGTACCTGATGGGTATCTCTCAGAAAATGAG GGAGTACAAGTTGACAGAATGGAAACCGATGTTGCAGTTGAGGAGGCCAGAAGCTCACCTAATTGTAAACAAAACTCAAAGAGAGATGAGTTCTGCTCATTGCTTCGACAGCAAAAATATCTAAACAATTTGACAGAGCATGCTCTTCGGAAAAACCAGCCCTTGATTATATTAAATTTGATGCATGAGAAGGCTGCTTTGTTAATGGCTGAGGATCTTAGTGGTACTCCTAAGCTGGAGCAGATGTGTTTGCAAGCTCTGAGCATGCGTGTTTTCCCTGATGTCCCACCTGTAGAGATATCAATTGAAAACATCCAAGACGAGGATCAAGAAGCCTGCCTGTCAGGTTTCAAGGGCAGCAGCACACCAATCTCAACTGTGAATGCTATAACAGAATCAGACTTACCAACAATT GTGTCTGCAATTCAGTCATCCCCACAGGGCATCAGTAAGGTTGTAGAATCTTTGCAGCAGAAGTTCCCTGCTGCTTCAAAGTCTCTGTTAAGAAGTAAAGTTCGTGAGATATCAGATTTTGTGGATAACCGCTGGCAG GTCAAGAAAGAAATTTTGGACAAGCTTGGCTTGTCGCCAG AAAAGGGTGTCGGGAGGGCAAAAAATATTGCtgcctttttttcaaaaaggtGCTTGCCGCCTACTGGTAAAAGTATCAACCCCAATGAAACCTCTCCTCAGCCATCTTTGAAGCCAGGTTTTGCTGACCAGGGGGTATCACAGTTGCACATATAA